One window of the Acinonyx jubatus isolate Ajub_Pintada_27869175 chromosome A2, VMU_Ajub_asm_v1.0, whole genome shotgun sequence genome contains the following:
- the TRPV6 gene encoding transient receptor potential cation channel subfamily V member 6, with amino-acid sequence MGLPLPKDKGFILCLWRKFCSWFQRRESWAQSRDEQNLQQQKRIWESPLLLAAKENNVQALNKLLKYEACEVHQRGAMGETALHIAALYDNLEAAVVLMEAAPELVFEPMTSELYEGQTALHIAIVNQNVNLVRALLAHGASVSARATGMAFRRSPRNLIYFGEHPLSFAACVGSEEMVRLLIEHGADIRAQDSLGNTVLHILVLQPNKTFACQMYNLLLSYDGRRDHLQSLDLVPNHQGLTPFKLAGVEGNTVMFQHLMQKRKHIQWTYGPLTSTLYDLTEIDSSGDEQSLLELIVTTKKREARQILDQTPVKELVSLKWKKYGRPYFCVLGTIYLLYIICFTVCCVYRPLKPRTNNHTGPRDNTLLQQKLLQEAYVSPQDDLRLVGELVTIIGAVLILLAEIPDIFRVGVTRFFGQTILGGPFHVLIITYACMVLVTMVMRLTNANGEVVPMSFALVLGWCNVMYFARGFQMLGPFTIMIQKMIFGDLMRFCWLMAVVILGFASAFYIIFQTEDPDELGHFYDYPMALFSTFELFLTVIDGPANYDVDLPFMYSITYAAFAIIATLLMLNLLIAMMGDTHWRVAHERDELWRAQVVATTVMLERKLPRCLWPRSGICGREYGLGDRWFLRVEDRQDLNRQRMRRYAHAFHIPGSEDSDKASEKLRLDHPSGPHLCPSTPSVSRSTSRSSANWERLRQGTLRRELRGLVNRGLEDGEGWEYQI; translated from the exons ATGGGGTTGCCGCTACCCAAGGACAAGGGGTTCATTCTCTGCCTGTGGAGAAAATTCTGTAGTTGGTTCCAGAGACGGGAGTCATGGGCCCAGAGCCGAGATGAGCAGAACCTGCAGCAACAGAAGAG GATCTGGGAGTCTCCTCTCCTTCTAGCTGCCAAGGAGAACAACGTCCAGGCTCTCAACAAGCTACTCAAGTATGAGGCCTGTGAGGTGCACCAGAGAG GAGCCATGGGGGAGACAGCACTGCACATAGCGGCCCTCTATGACAACCTGGAGGCCGCTGTGGTGCTGATGGAGGCTGCCCCGGAGCTGGTCTTTGAGCCCATGACATCGGAGCTGTATGAGG GTCAGACCGCCCTGCACATAGCCATCGTGAACCAGAACGTGAACTTGGTGAGAGCCCTGCTTGCCCACGGGGCCAGCGTGTCTGCGAGAGCCACAGGCATGGCATTCCGCCGCAGCCCCCGCAACCTCATCTACTTTG GGGAGCACCCCTTGTCCTTTGCTGCCTGCGTGGGCAGTGAGGAGATGGTGAGGCTGCTCATTGAGCATGGAGCTGACATCCGGGCCCAGGACTCCCTGG GAAACACCGTGTTGCACATCCTCGTCCTGCAGCCCAACAAGACCTTTGCCTGCCAGATGTACAACCTGCTGCTGTCCTATGATGGGCGCAGGGACCACCTGCAGTCCCTGGACCTCGTGCCCAATCACCAGGGTCTCACCCCCTTCAAGCTGGCCGGAGTGGAGGGCAACACCGTG ATGTTCCAGCACCTGATGCAGAAGCGGAAGCACATCCAGTGGACCTACGGGCCGCTGACCTCCACTCTCTATGACCTCACCGAGATCGACTCTTCAGGGGATGAGCAGTCTCTCCTGGAACTTATTGTTACCACCAAGAAGCGGGAG GCTCGCCAGATCCTGGACCAGACCCCGGTGAAAGAGCTGGTGAGCCTCAAGTGGAAGAAATACGGGCGGCCGTACTTCTGCGTGCTGGGCACCATATACCTGCTGTACATCATCTGTTTCACCGTGTGCTGCGTCTACCGCCCCCTCAAGCCCAGGACCAATAACCACACTGGTCCCCGGGACAACACGCTCCTACAGCAGAAGCTACTTCAG GAGGCCTATGTGAGCCCCCAGGATGACCTCCGCCTGGTGGGGGAGCTGGTGACCATCATCGGAGCTGTGCTCATTCTGCTTGCAGAG ATTCCAGACATCTTCAGGGTGGGGGTCACTCGCTTCTTTGGACAGACCATCCTCGGGGGGCCATTCCACGTCCTCAT caTCACCTACGCCTGCATGGTGCTGGTGACCATGGTGATGCGGCTCACGAACGCCAATGGGGAGGTGGTGCCCATGTCCTTCGCCCTGGTGCTGGGCTGGTGCAATGTCATGTACTTCGCCCGAGGATTCCAGATGTTGGGCCCTTTCACCATCATGATCCAGAAG ATGATTTTTGGCGACCTGATGCGATTCTGCTGGCTGATGGCTGTGGTCATCCTGGGCTTTGCCTCAG CCTTCTATATCATCTTCCAGACAGAGGACCCCGACGAGCTGGGCCATTTCTACGACTACCCCATGGCGCTGTTCAGCACCTTCGAGCTGTTCCTCACCGTTATCGACGGGCCTGCCAACTATGACGTGGATTTGCCCTTCATGTACAGCATCACCTACGCTGCCTTCGCCATCATCGCCACGCTGCTCATGCTCAACCTCCTTATCGCCATGATGGGTGACACTCACTGGAGGGTAGCCCACGAGCGGGATGAGCTCTGGAGGGCGCAG GTGGTGGCCACCACGGTGATGCTGGAGCGGAAGCTGCCTCGCTGCCTGTGGCCTCGCTCGGGGATCTGCGGGCGCGAGTATGGGCTGGGGGACCGCTGGTTCCTGCG GGTGGAAGACAGACAGGATCTCAACCGGCAGCGGATGCGGCGCTACGCACATGCCTTCCACATCCCGGGCTCCGAGGACTCGGACAAAGCCTCGGAGAAACTGCGGCTGGACCACCCCTCGGGCCCCCACCTGTGTCCGTCCACCCCCTCGGTGTCCCGAAGTACCTCCCGCAGCAGCGCCAACTGGGAGAGGCTTCGGCAAGGCACCCTGAGGAGGGAACTGAGGGGGTTGGTCAACAGGGGTCTGGAAGACGGGGAAGGCTGGGAGTATCAGATCTGA